From the genome of Paraburkholderia sp. ZP32-5:
GCGCGCGACCCACGCGGTTGCGAACGGCAGCAGCGACACGATGAACAGATGAACGAAGTTGACCCACATCAGGCCGAGCGTGGGCCGCTCGACAAAACGCATCAGGTGGTGGTGATTGATCCAGATGATCACGACGAACAGAAAGCTCACCGCGTAGCTGACCGCCTCCGGCCACAGCGGCAACAGCGCCGAGAACGCAGGGTCGTCCGGGGCCTTCAGTTCCAGCACCATGATCGTCACAATGACCGCGAACACGGCATCGGAAAACGCGATCAGTCGATCCGCGGTCGTCTTTGCTTCATGCATCGCACGCTCCTGCGGTGAAGGGGACTTCCGTTCAGATCGATCGCGACAGATCGATGGCGGCAGTGACGGCGCGACACACCGCGCCACTGCACTGCCGCCTTAGCCGTTCGCCTGTTCCTTGAGCCGTTTGCGATGCGCCGCTACCTTCGCGCGATTGCCGCAGATCGCCATGCTGCACCACCGACGCGCGTGGCCTCGCGTGTGATCGGCGAACATCAGCGTGCAGCGCGGCCCTTCACACGCTTTCACGTAAGTGAAGTCTTCGTCGCACACCAGTTTTGCCATCGCCTCGGCAATCGGCAGCAACAGCGATTCGGGCGATTTCCAGCGTCGATTCGTACGCAATTCAAAAGCTGTGTCGCCGCCTGTGCTGTCGGCAACGATTTCTCCGTATCGCTCGTCCCGTTCGAGCAGTGCATTCAAACGGCCGAGTTCGCGCAGATCTTTGGCCGCAAGCGGCTTGCCCTTGCGCTTCTGCACGAATCCCCTGAACCACTCGCGCAGTTCGCGGGCTTGCGACGCTATCGCGTCCAGCTCGGCCGGTTTGGACTGCGCGCGCAGCGTCGCCAATGCAGTGGCCGGCACCAGCTCGGCCTGTTCCAGCCACGCGAGCAGGCCCTCGCCGTCGCTGATCCAGTCGATCTGCTCGTCGACCGGCGTGGCGATCGAATTGAGGAAATCGAGGCCCGTTGCATCGGCCAGGAAGATCGCGGGAATCGGTTGATAGTCCATTTGCGGAAACGGATGTCAGGTAAACGATAACGCATCGTAACCTTCAAATCGATCTTTGACAAGTTACATGACGCAAAAAGTAACCTTCAACGCGGAAATTGAAGGGTTACTCAAAAATGGCCGTGATAGGCGCGAAGGCTTCGCGATTGATGACAATGACGCGACCGGCATCGGCGCCGCGTCGACACCGCCGCCAGCCATTGCAACGACGGTCAGACGTACAGCCCCATCTGCGACATGCTTGCCTGAATCTGCTGGCTCATCGTCGTGATCGTCTGCTGGCCGCCGCCGCGGATCGGCAGCAGCACGGTGGCCCGCCCCATCATCACCGTCGGCTGGAAACCGATATCGACGAGGCTCTGCTTCAGCGCGGCATGGAACTCCGCTTTCTTGAAATCGGTGGCGACAGCAATGGAATCGCTGCCCTGATTCTCGAACACCCACTTGTACAGGTTCGGCATCGCGCGCTTGAAGATGCGTCGATGGTGCTCGTTGATAAAAAAATCCGAGAACTTGACGTATTGGTCGATACGGTTGTTGAGAAAATCGCGCGTCTTGCCGCCGCCCATGAACATCGTCGAGCTCATGCCGGGCGCGGTTTTCTGATAGCCGGGCATCTTCTGTTTCATCTTCGCATACAGGTTGCACTGAGCCAACTCGTCGTAATTCGGTGAGGGCTGCGACGTGAACTGTGTGCCGAAATGATCGAGAAATTTCCAGGCAAGAAACCACACCATCTGAGCCGCTTCGCCCAGATCTTT
Proteins encoded in this window:
- a CDS encoding TMEM175 family protein; the encoded protein is MHEAKTTADRLIAFSDAVFAVIVTIMVLELKAPDDPAFSALLPLWPEAVSYAVSFLFVVIIWINHHHLMRFVERPTLGLMWVNFVHLFIVSLLPFATAWVARTKLASNPVAFYAGLFVCIDIAYNMFERQVFAGASASQVSAPARRVARRRSLAVLASFVIAMLVAFVAPRVSFALICAALLLHVRPDVSGHGR
- a CDS encoding CGNR zinc finger domain-containing protein, which produces MDYQPIPAIFLADATGLDFLNSIATPVDEQIDWISDGEGLLAWLEQAELVPATALATLRAQSKPAELDAIASQARELREWFRGFVQKRKGKPLAAKDLRELGRLNALLERDERYGEIVADSTGGDTAFELRTNRRWKSPESLLLPIAEAMAKLVCDEDFTYVKACEGPRCTLMFADHTRGHARRWCSMAICGNRAKVAAHRKRLKEQANG